Proteins from one Euwallacea similis isolate ESF13 chromosome 13, ESF131.1, whole genome shotgun sequence genomic window:
- the PH4alphaEFB gene encoding prolyl 4-hydroxylase subunit alpha-1 isoform X1 → MTKCHTFSLVISLLFLSKSCRSEVFTAMVDLEDLLDTEHVLINTLENYVKAEEQKLELLKRYINLYQRQQNQARGDPQEYLTNPINAYTLVKRLTADWTHVEALVSTTLNADTLANISYFKEHMKFPTDEDLNGAAVALMRLQDTYRLDTSSLARGELNGVKYSTELSAADCFELGRQSYNNADYYHTQLWMEEAQARLKRESNKTVDQGDVLEYLAFSIYKQGNIAVALDLTNKLLELIPTHSRALGNRVYYEDQLKEQEKVQNEVRKKGDDDSEAIETIGVKFHKPNYDDPYGRDLYEALCRGEVSTPIEMQAKLKCRYLTRNNPFLIIAPFKVEEAHLEPDLFIFHDVMSDNEIATIKTLAHPRFRRATVQNSETGALETAQYRISKSAWLKEEEHKHIADVAQRVADMTGLSMSTAEELQVVNYGIGGHYDPHFDFARKEEKNAFKNLGTGNRIATVLFYMSDVPQGGATVFPVAKTALWPRKGTAAFWHNLFPSGEGDKRTRHAACPVLAGSKWVSNKWIHELGQEFHRQCTMERPLAELTA, encoded by the exons ATGACCAAGTGCCATACGTTTTCACTAGTGATATCACTGTTGTTCCTATCGAAATCATGCCGGTCGGAAGTTTTTACTGCAATGGTGGACTTGGAGGACCTGCTGGACACTGAGCACGTCCTCATTAACACTTTAGAGAATTACGTGAAGGCTGAAGAACAAAAGTTGGAGCTTCTAAAACG ATACATTAATCTATACCAAAGACAACAGAACCAAGCTAGAGGTGACCCTCAGGAGTATTTAACCAACCCAATAAACGCCTATACCTTGGTGAAGAGGTTGACAGCGGATTGGACCCACGTGGAAGCTTTAGTTAGTACCACTTTAAATGCAG ACACTTTAGCCAACATCTCCTACTTTAAAGAGCACATGAAATTCCCCACTGATGAAGACCTGAATGGAGCTGCAGTGGCTCTAATGAGGCTTCAGGACACTTACAGATTGGATACTTCATCATTAGCCAGAG GGGAACTTAATGGGGTTAAATACAGCACAGAGCTGAGCGCAGCTGATTGTTTTGAGTTGGGGAGACAGTCATACAACAACGCCGATTATTACCATACCCAACTCTGGATGGAGGAAGCTCAAGCCAGATTGAAGAGAGAATCTAATAAAACTGTGGACCAAGGCGATGTTTTGGAGTATTTGGCTTTTTCTATATACAAACAGG GTAATATTGCAGTAGCTTTGGATTTGACAAATAAACTCTTGGAATTAATCCCTACACATTCTCGAGCTCTGGGGAACAGGGTTTATTATGAAGATCAATTGAAAGAGCAAGAAAAGGTGCAAAATGAAGTAAGGAAGAAGGGAGACGATGATTCTGAAGCCATCGAGACTATAGGGGTAAAATTCCACAAA CCCAACTATGATGATCCTTACGGAAGGGACCTTTACGAAGCTCTATGCAGAGGGGAAGTCTCCACCCCAATCGAAATGCAGGCCAAATTGAAGTGTCGCTACTTAACAAGGAATAACCCATTTCTGATAATAGCGCCATTTAAAGTAGAGGAGGCCCATTTGGAACCCgacttatttattttccatgaTGTAATGTCTGATAATGAGATTGCAACCATCAAGACACTCGCACATCCCAGG TTCCGAAGGGCCACCGTCCAAAATTCCGAAACAGGTGCCTTAGAAACTGCTCAATATAGAATAAGTAAATCCGCGTGGCTCAAAGAAGAAGAACATAAGCATATAGCCGACGTAGCTCAGCGTGTAGCTGACATGACAGGTCTGTCCATGTCTACAGCTGAAGAATTGCAAGTAGTCAACTATGGTATTGGAGGGCACTATGACCCTCATTTCGACTTTGCCAGg aaagaagaaaagaaTGCCTTTAAGAATTTGGGGACTGGCAATAGGATTGCCACAGTGCTGTTTTAC ATGAGTGACGTACCTCAAGGGGGAGCCACAGTTTTTCCGGTTGCAAAAACGGCCCTTTGGCCAAGGAAAGGTACTGCTGCCTTTTGGCATAACTTATTCCCCAGTGGGGAGGGAGATAAACGCACTAGGCACGCGGCTTGTCCTGTTTTGGCGGGCTCAAAATGGG
- the PH4alphaEFB gene encoding prolyl 4-hydroxylase subunit alpha-1 isoform X2: MTKCHTFSLVISLLFLSKSCRSEVFTAMVDLEDLLDTEHVLINTLENYVKAEEQKLELLKRYINLYQRQQNQARGDPQEYLTNPINAYTLVKRLTADWTHVEALVSTTLNADTLANISYFKEHMKFPTDEDLNGAAVALMRLQDTYRLDTSSLARGELNGVKYSTELSAADCFELGRQSYNNADYYHTQLWMEEAQARLKRESNKTVDQGDVLEYLAFSIYKQGNIAVALDLTNKLLELIPTHSRALGNRVYYEDQLKEQEKVQNEVRKKGDDDSEAIETIGPNYDDPYGRDLYEALCRGEVSTPIEMQAKLKCRYLTRNNPFLIIAPFKVEEAHLEPDLFIFHDVMSDNEIATIKTLAHPRFRRATVQNSETGALETAQYRISKSAWLKEEEHKHIADVAQRVADMTGLSMSTAEELQVVNYGIGGHYDPHFDFARKEEKNAFKNLGTGNRIATVLFYMSDVPQGGATVFPVAKTALWPRKGTAAFWHNLFPSGEGDKRTRHAACPVLAGSKWVSNKWIHELGQEFHRQCTMERPLAELTA; encoded by the exons ATGACCAAGTGCCATACGTTTTCACTAGTGATATCACTGTTGTTCCTATCGAAATCATGCCGGTCGGAAGTTTTTACTGCAATGGTGGACTTGGAGGACCTGCTGGACACTGAGCACGTCCTCATTAACACTTTAGAGAATTACGTGAAGGCTGAAGAACAAAAGTTGGAGCTTCTAAAACG ATACATTAATCTATACCAAAGACAACAGAACCAAGCTAGAGGTGACCCTCAGGAGTATTTAACCAACCCAATAAACGCCTATACCTTGGTGAAGAGGTTGACAGCGGATTGGACCCACGTGGAAGCTTTAGTTAGTACCACTTTAAATGCAG ACACTTTAGCCAACATCTCCTACTTTAAAGAGCACATGAAATTCCCCACTGATGAAGACCTGAATGGAGCTGCAGTGGCTCTAATGAGGCTTCAGGACACTTACAGATTGGATACTTCATCATTAGCCAGAG GGGAACTTAATGGGGTTAAATACAGCACAGAGCTGAGCGCAGCTGATTGTTTTGAGTTGGGGAGACAGTCATACAACAACGCCGATTATTACCATACCCAACTCTGGATGGAGGAAGCTCAAGCCAGATTGAAGAGAGAATCTAATAAAACTGTGGACCAAGGCGATGTTTTGGAGTATTTGGCTTTTTCTATATACAAACAGG GTAATATTGCAGTAGCTTTGGATTTGACAAATAAACTCTTGGAATTAATCCCTACACATTCTCGAGCTCTGGGGAACAGGGTTTATTATGAAGATCAATTGAAAGAGCAAGAAAAGGTGCAAAATGAAGTAAGGAAGAAGGGAGACGATGATTCTGAAGCCATCGAGACTATAGGG CCCAACTATGATGATCCTTACGGAAGGGACCTTTACGAAGCTCTATGCAGAGGGGAAGTCTCCACCCCAATCGAAATGCAGGCCAAATTGAAGTGTCGCTACTTAACAAGGAATAACCCATTTCTGATAATAGCGCCATTTAAAGTAGAGGAGGCCCATTTGGAACCCgacttatttattttccatgaTGTAATGTCTGATAATGAGATTGCAACCATCAAGACACTCGCACATCCCAGG TTCCGAAGGGCCACCGTCCAAAATTCCGAAACAGGTGCCTTAGAAACTGCTCAATATAGAATAAGTAAATCCGCGTGGCTCAAAGAAGAAGAACATAAGCATATAGCCGACGTAGCTCAGCGTGTAGCTGACATGACAGGTCTGTCCATGTCTACAGCTGAAGAATTGCAAGTAGTCAACTATGGTATTGGAGGGCACTATGACCCTCATTTCGACTTTGCCAGg aaagaagaaaagaaTGCCTTTAAGAATTTGGGGACTGGCAATAGGATTGCCACAGTGCTGTTTTAC ATGAGTGACGTACCTCAAGGGGGAGCCACAGTTTTTCCGGTTGCAAAAACGGCCCTTTGGCCAAGGAAAGGTACTGCTGCCTTTTGGCATAACTTATTCCCCAGTGGGGAGGGAGATAAACGCACTAGGCACGCGGCTTGTCCTGTTTTGGCGGGCTCAAAATGGG